A single window of Zea mays cultivar B73 chromosome 10, Zm-B73-REFERENCE-NAM-5.0, whole genome shotgun sequence DNA harbors:
- the LOC541816 gene encoding prohibitin 2 produces MAGGPAAVSFLTNIAKVAAGLGAAASLASASLYTVDGGERAVIFDRFRGVLPETVGEGTHFLVPWLQKPFIFDIRTRPHNFSSNSGTKDLQMVNLTLRLLSRPDVQHLPTIFTSLGLEYDDKVLPSIGNEVLKAVVAQFNADQLLTDRPHVSALVRDALIRRAREFNIILDDVAITHLSYGIEFSLAVEKKQVAQQEAERSKFLVAKAEQERRAAIVRAEGESESARLISEATAMAGTGLIELRRIEAAKEIAAELARSPNVAYIPSGENGKMLLGLNATGFGR; encoded by the coding sequence ATGGCCGGCGGTCCCGCGGCGGTGTCGTTCCTGACCAACATCGCGAAGGTGGCTGCGGGGCTCGGAGCCGCGGCCTCGCTCGCCTCCGCGTCGCTCTACACCGTCGACGGCGGCGAGCGCGCCGTCATCTTCGACCGTTTCCGCGGGGTGCTCCCGGAGACCGTCGGCGAGGGCACCCATTTCCTCGTGCCCTGGCTGCAGAAGCCCTTCATCTTCGACATCCGCACGCGCCCGCACAACTTCTCCTCCAACTCGGGGACCAAGGACCTGCAGATGGTCAACCTCACGCTCCGTCTCCTCTCCCGCCCCGACGTCCAGCACCTCCCCACCATCTTCACCTCCCTCGGACTCGAGTACGACGACAAAGTGCTCCCCTCCATCGGCAACGAGGTGCTCAAGGCCGTCGTCGCCCAGTTCAATGCCGACCAGCTCCTCACCGACCGCCCCCACGTCTCCGCCCTCGTCCGCGACGCTCTCATCCGCCGCGCCCGCGAGTTCAACATCATCCTCGACGACGTCGCCATCACCCACCTCTCCTATGGTATCGAGTTCTCGCTGGCCGTTGAGAAGAAGCAGGTCGCGCAGCAGGAGGCCGAGCGCTCCAAGTTCCTCGTCGCCAAGGCGGAGCAGGAGAGGCGGGCGGCCATCGTGCGCGCTGAGGGAGAGAGCGAGTCCGCGCGCCTCATCTCTGAGGCCACGGCGATGGCTGGGACAGGGCTGATCGAGCTCAGGAGGATCGAGGCGGCCAAGGAGATTGCCGCAGAGCTGGCTCGCTCACCGAATGTGGCATACATTCCTTCTGGGGAAAACGGAAAGATGCTGCTTGGTCTCAATGCTACTGGATTTGGCCGGTGA